A genomic segment from Chthoniobacterales bacterium encodes:
- a CDS encoding glycosyltransferase family 2 protein: MPDSDPEPRCVSVVIPLFNEAATLPRVVGAVLRQPCVAQVVIVDDCSTDASHAAAQALAAEDSRITVLRHERNAGKGAAVRSGLAKAEADIVLIQDADLEYDPADYPRLIRPILDDHADVVFGSRFIGSEAHRVLYFWHSLGNNVLTLFSNMVTNLNLTDMECCYKVFRRPVIDRFTIEENRFGLEPEITAKVARLGVRIYEVSVSYRGRTYAEGKKIGWKDGVRALVAIVKYGFASPSR, from the coding sequence ATGCCAGATTCCGATCCCGAGCCCCGCTGTGTCAGCGTCGTGATTCCGCTTTTCAACGAGGCTGCCACGCTGCCCCGGGTGGTCGGTGCGGTGCTGAGGCAGCCCTGCGTGGCGCAGGTCGTGATCGTGGACGATTGCTCGACCGATGCCTCGCACGCGGCGGCGCAGGCCCTCGCGGCGGAGGACTCCCGCATCACGGTGCTGCGGCATGAACGCAATGCCGGCAAGGGCGCCGCCGTGCGCTCCGGCCTGGCCAAAGCGGAGGCGGACATCGTGCTGATCCAGGATGCCGACCTGGAATACGATCCCGCGGATTATCCGCGCCTGATCCGGCCGATTCTCGACGATCACGCGGACGTGGTGTTCGGCTCGCGCTTCATCGGCTCCGAGGCGCATCGCGTGCTCTATTTCTGGCATTCGCTGGGGAACAATGTGCTCACGCTGTTCTCGAACATGGTGACGAACCTGAATCTTACCGACATGGAGTGCTGCTACAAAGTGTTTCGCCGGCCGGTGATCGATCGATTCACGATCGAGGAGAACCGCTTTGGTCTCGAGCCGGAGATTACGGCCAAGGTCGCCCGCCTCGGCGTGCGCATCTACGAGGTAAGCGTGAGCTACCGGGGCCGCACCTACGCCGAGGGCAAGAAAATCGGCTGGAAGGACGGCGTGCGCGCGCTCGTGGCGATCGTGAAATACGGGTTCGCGAGCCCTTCGCGATGA